Part of the Ictalurus furcatus strain D&B chromosome 10, Billie_1.0, whole genome shotgun sequence genome, TGAAAATCCAGAGAGCACACTGCAATattctaataaaaaataataataaaataaaaaatcttagCCAAAACaagaaaactatttttttttatgtttagagCAAATCaatcaacattttttctttttttacaaaagaaataaatgtatgtcTTTATTTCGCATTTTTAATTCTGTTAACACGCtgccataaaaataaatatagaattaATGAGAAATAGTTACAGCCGTGCCTATAACTAACTAAATCATTCAACCAGAGGATGCACAGTGATAAAAATTTATCCGAAGtcaaataaatgaacagatgaTTATTTTTCAGGTTTACGTTTTGGGCTTGTTGAGAAAGTGGACTCTCTGTCTTCTCTGTCTTCCTCGTCCTTTCTACGGCATGAGTATAGGCCATGGTAATCAACAAGCCTCTGTTATATTGCCCTTCTTATGACTGCACCATTGATCCCTAAATAAGAGAAAACATAGACGTTGTATCCCATCCCTTTGCCTCTTGATCTTTTGCAACCCCAGCTGGCGCTTATTGCCCCTGTGATCCTGCTGTTTGGGTCCAGAGATATGGCAGTCTACGGggtgtttttttatgtatttgagCGGCACACATCTACATACATCTGATAAACAGTGCTGCCCTCTATAGGACAATTTCAGAAATTACAGCGAGGCAATATATGCGCTGCTTCTTCCTATAGCCTAAATCACTGATTACcatattagattttatttattgtaataatttgttttaaaagctTGTATTCTAAAACATATTATAAAACTAAGAATTCTAACAACATAAAACgtcacatatttatttacataaaaatgtaaataggcCTGTCTATTTAATAATCAACCAGAAACTGCTAAGACGCAAACAAATACTATGCGATGTAGAAAACAAATAACATAAACTATTGTATAGACTGTGATTGtatacaaaattaaatgttaaattaaattaaatatttgcaCATGCGATTGACAACAGGTTATATCAAACTACTAATATTATACcaaataatactttttaattaaatggaattgaattggaACTCCTCCCACTATTTTCACTATCAAATTAATTACATGACTAATGATGTCCCAAATAATGTTTTCTCTGCTAATCCGGGTAAATCATTAACGAGAGAGGAGGAGCAATGTTTTTGTCGCAAGGACAAGATACCTGTTAGTGGAtcttttcctgtttcctttctcacatgtacaaaaaaaaaaaaaaaaaaccacaggaAATGAAGGCTAGTGCGACTGAGCTCGAGAGGCTGTAGGTGCACTTATTTTTGCGGTTCCAACAAAACGTATAAAGTCACAGCAGGAAATTGACATTTGACAAATCTGATAAATGGAACTGACATTTTCTCTGTTGCACATGAGTCATTCACACGAGTCATCACAGAAAATTCCCCAATGTTTGCGACCAGGTAAATCATAGCTAGCCTTTTTCAGCACAATGGATGTTGGCATCGTGCGTCTCTGCATTACTCTTACTAATGTCCTGTACTGAGTGTTCAGAGCATGACAGGGAAGCAATCGGTAGCTCCCTGTAGAGCAGAGGTCGTCTGAACTCCTCCGACCTCTACGCACATGGCCGGTGGGAGGCCTGTCTGCTtcaaccaaccccccccccccccccccagcacgATGGGTCAATAGCGCAGGAATTCCCGACCATACCAATTAGACAGGCACGAGGACCAGCGCTCTGAAACCCTCGGGCCACGGGGGAAGGAGCCTGAATAGCCCGGATTTTAATTGGACCAGTTTCCACTACCCTAAACCTTGCGCTTCTGGTCATTTGTGTAAACATTAGGTTGAATGATCGACTTAAGTATGAACAAATGTTAAGCATAATGTTTAAAACTGAGCATTCATTTGCGTTCATTAGTGTTTTATGCATGTGGTTGAATCGAGCTATGGAATATTCAGAGGAAAATTAATAGTGGCAggctataaacattcattttatgGTTAATTACTACATATTAATAGCTTAAGGCtctatttttttaatgtcaaaATTCTGCTGCTATTTAGTTCGAACATTCGGTTTTTCAAAGGATTATAGAGATTTTTCAGTTTTAAGTGAAACCCTTAATCACCCAAGATTAGCAACATTGCAAAATATAGCATTTTCTGGTGACATTTTTCCATGCGCCATGCCACCATATACAGTTTGACTATTGCAGGTctgtattataatatttaatattaacagACGATCTACCTGCTGCCCTGCATCTCTGTCTAAGAGCAAGACATCTGGTGTAAATTTATATACGTCTGAAACTTAATGTAGACTATAAATCCAGAGGAGCAATCAAACTACACTGATGGGGTGggggtaaaaacaaaaatgagtaGGGAAAAAATTACACTGACTAAATGGGTGCCAGggttagttttgtttgtttgtttgtttgtttgtttgttttttatatttagccTTCACTCTGAATTCGCTCATACTCCCTGCTTCAGCCAACGTCACAGTGTATGAAATGTCACGTATAGAACTTGAAATAACACAAATTTGCTTTTAGATAATCTGCATACAAGCCTGCTTCTGATGCATGCGCAAAATTCAATTGCAGGTGCTGGCCGGTCAATTCGCaacgctttatttatttatttgtttgtttgttttcatttatgacCCAAGGATGCATACACGAGCTCTGAGAGGAGaaaggaggttttttttcctcctcgcAGCCTCGTTAATGAGCGTCTCGCTCGCTGTTTAACATGGCGGCAGAGCCGTTATTATTGAGCTCAGGTCAGCTGAAGGCGTCACCTCTGGACCTCAGCTTAGCCCTGTCTGCCACTGAACTAATAACACTCAGTAGCAACGTGTGCCCGAATAGATGTGAAAAGCAAGCACCAATGAGCACAGCAAAACCTGCTTTTCACCCAGATGCGTTTTagcggctttttttttgtttgtttgttttgttttgtttgtttgtttgtttgtttgtaaaattgGACTTTTTACATGGACTGTATGAACGCACATAACTTATAGATTTTTAAATAGTCTTCAAAGATTACCATTTCGTTTAAAAGTTTGAAAATTGTTTTACTTTGTAACTATGCATTATAAATATAACATGGTTGAATTGTATACTTATTATGATTCATTCTATCGGTTGCCTTAGAAATTGttactttatttaaagtgaTCTAGAAAACCAACAATATGAAAAGAGCAAAATCAAAGAGAATGCATTGTTGGCATACTTTCACgtcaaatcatttaaataaatattttcatttatttaaattattaacataagCTTAAAtaatagcaacaaaaaaaaactaaaataaaagaaGCAAATAAATCTTTGTCAAAGACTGACACATAACAGCCCACTGAAAGTAAAACGTctatatattcagtatattaGTAACATATTGGCAAAGGTGCAGATGCTGATTTTCAAAGATGAAATATATCAGAGATTCGGAGAGTTTTTGTCCACTTATTTTCCTGCATGCCTTTTAAGTAATattagattttattattcatgccAAACTATAACAATGTGTAACCATTTCTATAGAACAATTTTCACATTCCCTAGAGATTTGTCTTGTTTTCCACATTGCCAGCTTTAGCCGTTTTGAAAAACGGTTAAAGAATGTCTCAGACAGCACAGCTTCCCAGGTTCCCCCTGAGATAAGCCATTGTCGACCATCAGAAAGCTTTCAAAAGTATAGGATAACATTTCACTTTTCTCGTATAGATTTCAAAAGCTGCGAGCCTCTTGAGCCTCTTCAACCAAGTTTACCACCTTTAATCGAGCAAATAGTACAATTTGAATTGCAGGTTACAAAGTCGTGCAGACAATTTTATCCccgtttaaaaacattttcttgcAGATGAAGTTTCTTACTGCAGAATGAGAAGAAAAGGGGCCATCCCAAGAGAGAGAGTCCCTTTTAGAGGGACTGTTTAGAGACCTGTGTACCTGTGTGATCACTTTAACAGGTGGACTGAGCAGGAATGAGCTGCATCTTTGGGGGGGAAATGCATTATGCATTAGGATCAGTATTATTGAGAATCAATTATATGGTTTATGTAACTTTGTTTGATCGAGCTGAAATATATTGCctaaattgttcaggaataaataaataagtaggcTTTAAACATTCAGTTTGAGATGAATTAACAGACCTTAAGATCTTAATTCACAATTTGAAACCAAAGTTTGTCAAAAGTCGAATGTTCCTATTTAATTCAGCTGTACGAATTGCATTTTCTTTGCAAGATTTGGagatttcccccttttttttattaaaaaaacttaAATGCAACATTTATATGTATCTATATTTCCATATAATTTATTGGTGACATTCCTCCACATGTAGCTTTCAGTGTTGAACAGCACATCTTTACTATACGCTGCCACATATTACAGTGTTCAATACATAAGAAAATTCATTCATGACTTTACAAGTGACCAATGATATATTAACTTCTCAGTTGTAGACAAATGAAAAGTATTTTTGGATATCAACCCAGAGACTGTGTTCACTCTTCTGCTCGTGTGAGCACAAACGACATGATTTTCTTCTAAAGGTAATGACAATGTttaggctattattattattattgaactgTAGAAACTATGTCATCAATAACTTAACACATGgacaaaataaatatgcataacATTAGTAATATACAAAGTACTTCTCATTGCAGTTTAAGGACAGTAGACTATCACATCGCATTTTGTAAAAATCCCTCTGTTTCTTCTGTTATGTACCTTTGTCACCTACTATACATGTTAATGTGATAAAAAGTGCTTTTCTGGACACCTTATCTATAAAGTCTTTTAGTCCAACAATATAACACATCTTCggcacttttatccaaattccctaattttatcttttaaaaaatgatttgcttaagagtggagaaagaaaatgttgaAAGTGACTATACATCTTTCTACAATACACATCTTCCTGATGCACATGTCTGAAAACATCCAGCAGTATTCAGTTTTGGTCATATAAATGCATTTGGATTGTCCTTACATATCAaatgcaagattttttttaggAATAAAATATGAAGGAGAAAATGCTTCTCTTAATATAAGGAAAAGATCTTTATATCTTAAATGATAGCATATTGCCATTGAAAGGTCCTCCTTGAAATTGTCTATTCCAATCGTCCATCTGAAGTCTCTTTTTTGTGGCCAGATTTGCGTCTATTACCCCTTCTGTCATGACGCTTGGGCTCCTTGTGCCTCCGACTCCTTCTTTCAGCATGGCCCATGCGGTATCTTTGATGGCTTGTCTCATCTTGTCTGCTCTCCAGGAGACGTGAGACCATCTCATGGTCCTTGTTGCCCAAAACACGGGGCAGGAAGAGGGAAGCTTTGTCCGTGCTCTTCGTCTTAAAGCCCCTCCTGGGCCGACCTTTTCCATTAATAGACACGTACCACTGCTTCTTGACAAAGGCCCGATGCTTGTTGCCCCGTCCACTGGATCCTGAGTGCTGAGTTGTCGAGTGGTGCCGTGAAGCGTACGTATTGTAGCCTAACTCGTGAATGCGCTCCAGAAATTCACACTCCTTGTTAAAGACTTCCTAAAAGGGCATGGGAATAAGTATCTGTTAGACTTGCAGAAAGGGCATGGAATTAATGTATGATAATGACTATTTTTGTtagatgaaaacatttttttagtgTATGGAccttcatttaattaatttcttggAATGAATAACAGCCAGATAAAATGGATATTCACTAAgcaaattttcttttaatgtcTTACTTTATTATGTGTTGAAAATGGCTTTTAATGGACCACAACATTGTACTAGTTACCAGAAGTCAGACATCTGCCTCAAATgatcattttgaaattgtatGTTTGGTGATCAATTATAATATGTGTCTTATACTCTTCACAATGCAGAACGTGCGAGATCAGAAACTAGAAATCAGAATCGCTTCACACATTCTCAATAACCTGCACAAACTGACTATGACAACCTCATTCACCTCATTccttttcattttgaaatttaaaaaaatgtgttacgTTCTCCTTAATAGGGTAACATGTGGGCATGCTGGTTATCCATGAAAACACCACCATGTGGCCATGGAATCAAATTGCTTTGTCATCTGAGCCTATGAGTAGCTTTGCATCTCCAGATCTAtatcttttttcccctgtgtgATGTATTCCTTACCGAGGCATATAGGCGACCTTTCTCATTCATGGCTAAATATCTTCCAGAGAACAGGCCTTTGATGGCTACCACTCCAACATCCACTGCTGTGATCTCTAATATACCtggaaagaataaaagaaatgtgtttacacacaATGACTATAAAAAGTGGCCAGAAATGTGTTTGCCCAATTCTATAGGACGTGTTCAATTAGTCACAGCATTTGCAATTTACTGTCAGGCAATAGTGCTGAAAAATGATTGAAATATGATGAGGTTTTTTCATGTTGGTGACCCTTGAGAGAAAAGTGCAAACATgtctctcccttcctccctccctccctctctgttttaATACTTCAAATGACTCGTTATATTATGAGTACTTCAAATGATTTGTTAATTATGAGTCTGAAAATGGCTCAATGTATTAACAAGAACAGGAAACAAAATGTGATTTTGATTTACGTTTCCTACAGCCCTCAAGCCATGCGCACCTTTCCCCATACAAtctaatctttttttccccttcttttctttctcaattAAAAGCTTTGCCTGTTTTACTATGATCACAGAcgtatctgtttattttttccgCATGCTAGTCGCGCTGATTGAGTTACAACCCACAGAGCAACTCCCGACAAAACCAATCCAGTGACAAACACGCTGACAGATTAGATAGCACGACACGGAGCGCCGCTTTAAGTGCATGTTTATTCAGTGATTAATGGCTCCTCTTCATTCCAGCCTCACTGAATAATCATCCCATTTACTGGATAAACACATCCGCTCTCTGTCATTATGTGAAACTGTCTGCTAAATCCCATTTTCATATGGAAATGCGCGTCCATTCCGTGTTTGCGTTCGGCTAATTGAGAGACCCGCGTCTGACAAATGACCGCAGAGTTGGAGATAACCAAAAGGAACACAAGTTAGAGCACAAATTAATGAATAAGTACAACAGCCACAAGGCACAAAGTGTGACTGAATTATTATGGA contains:
- the fgf3 gene encoding fibroblast growth factor 3, with amino-acid sequence MLIIHLVVLLSVLLFGGARGSAGSRAQPCAGTQPCDPRHRRDAGGRGGVYEHLGGAPRRRKLYCATKYHLQIHPNGKIDGSLEEDNPLSILEITAVDVGVVAIKGLFSGRYLAMNEKGRLYASEVFNKECEFLERIHELGYNTYASRHHSTTQHSGSSGRGNKHRAFVKKQWYVSINGKGRPRRGFKTKSTDKASLFLPRVLGNKDHEMVSRLLESRQDETSHQRYRMGHAERRSRRHKEPKRHDRRGNRRKSGHKKETSDGRLE